A single Aspergillus puulaauensis MK2 DNA, chromosome 7, nearly complete sequence DNA region contains:
- the PKS19_2 gene encoding polyketide synthase 19 (COG:I;~EggNog:ENOG410PUMB;~InterPro:IPR020807,IPR042104): MASRPQDPGGVLFPASGYLSMAYEAGTRLVDQEKHPMCLVELHNVDILRAMRLEEDSSGLEVVFTVRVTSQSKDMITAEVAWYSGDVDSIL; this comes from the exons ATGGCTAGTCGGCCACAGGATCCAGGGGGGGTTCTATTTCCGGCCTCCGGCTACCTGTCAATGGCATATGAGGCTGGCACTCGCCTTGTAGACCAGGAGAAACATCCGATGTGCCTAGTGGAGCTGCACAATGTTGACATCCTGCGTGCGATGCGTCTTGAAGAAGATTCCTCTGGCTTGGAAGTAGTTTTCACGGTTCGCGTCACGAGCCAGTCCAAGGACATGATTACCGCTGAGGTAGCTTGGTACAGTGGCGATGTCGACTCC ATTCTCTAG